The following proteins are encoded in a genomic region of Enoplosus armatus isolate fEnoArm2 chromosome 11, fEnoArm2.hap1, whole genome shotgun sequence:
- the mettl8 gene encoding tRNA N(3)-methylcytidine methyltransferase METTL8, mitochondrial produces the protein MHKLRSFSVAKLAKAFSRLSSRLKSTGGRPSAPLGSRILTNTDDIFKHNMWDHVQWTEEDKENARQRAEENSCVQIPLKEQGKFDTEAFQYWDTFYEMHQDKFFKDRKWLFLEFPELLPSGVKSQATNTCLGHQQAAYPQPTGSSIDTETRHQQHNGPTHHHRNTDISDRQGSCQKEALERNEAAIQTATFPGQHASFRILEVGCGVGNSVFPIVNSIKETNAFVYCCDFSPCAIQLVTDHPDYDDSVCHAFVHDICEEMASFPFPPQSLDVILAIFVLSSIHPDRIQGVVNRLSTYLKHGGVFLFRDYGRYDFSQLRFKKGRCLSENFYTRGDGTCVYFFTKEEVHGLFSNAGLEEIQNLEDRRLQVNRGKKVAMHRVWMQSKYRKLYQPSLS, from the exons atgcATAAACTGCGGAGCTTCTCTGTAGCCAAACTGGCTAAAGCTTTCAGCAGATTGTCCTCAAGACTGAAGAGCACAGGAGGAAGACCTTCAGCTCCACTGGGTTCACGGATTCTGACCAATACTGATGACATCTTTAAGCACAACATGTG GGATCATGTTCAATGGACAGAAGAGGATAAAGAAAACGCACGGCAGAGGGCAGAAGAAAATTCCTGCGTACAAATTCCTTTAAAGGAACAAG GTAAATTTGACACAGAGGCTTTCCAATACTGGGACACGTTTTATGAGATGCACCAGGACAAGTTCTTTAAAGATCGCAAGTGGCTGTTTTTAGAATTCCCAGAACTGCTTCCTTCGGGTGTAAAAAGCCAAGCCACAAACACATGCCTGGGTCATCAGCAGGCAGCATACCCACAACCTACTGGATCCAGCATAGACACAGAGACCAGACACCAGCAACACAACGGCCCCACACACCATCACAGAAATACGGACATCTCCGATCGTCAGGGGTCCTGTCAGAAAGAGGCACTAGAAAGAAATGAAGCCGCCATACAGACTGCTACTTTCCCTGGCCAGCATGCATCATTCAGGATCTTGGAG GTTGGATGTGGGGTGGGTAACAGTGTGTTCCCCATTGTTAATTCCATAAA AGAAACCAACGCATTTGTATACTGTTGTGACTTCTCCCCATGTGCCATTCAGCTGGTCACG GACCATCCAGACTACGATGACTCTGTGTGTCATGCCTTTGTCCATGACATTTGTGAGGAGATGGCCtccttccccttccctcctcagAGTCTGGATGTTATTCTGGCAATCTTTGTGCTCTCCTCCATTCATCCAGACCG AATTCAAGGAGTTGTGAACCGACTATCTACATACCTGAAACATGGAGGGGTATTCCTCTTCCGTGATTATGGGAGATATGACTTCTCACAACTCAGGTTTAAAAAGG GACGGTGCTTATCAGAGAATTTCTACACACGTGGAGATGGAACCTGCGTGTACTTTTTCACTAAAG aggaGGTTCATGGTTTATTTTCCAATGCTGGACTGGAAGAAATTCAGAATCTAGAGGACAGACGACTCCAAGtgaacagaggaaagaaagttgCAATGCACCGGGTTTGGATGCAGAGCAAGTACAGGAAATTATATCAACCTTCACTATCTTAA